Proteins from a genomic interval of Diospyros lotus cultivar Yz01 chromosome 6, ASM1463336v1, whole genome shotgun sequence:
- the LOC127804602 gene encoding chaperone protein dnaJ 20, chloroplastic-like, whose amino-acid sequence MSLKMEIMVPLHYGGGNRGSIHKVKAVSCMAGKLAMPQERKTNFYEVLSLGSEKVGFEEIKKAYRAMALQYHPDVCPPSTKEESTRRFVELREAYETLSDPVSRRIYDCELGLVESSGFSVRGAGEEERRSRFAKEVWEKQLAGLRKRSDDRMMRRKKTTII is encoded by the coding sequence ATGAGTTTAAAGATGGAAATCATGGTTCCGTTGCATTACGGTGGCGGGAATAGAGGAAGCATCCACAAGGTAAAAGCCGTGTCATGCATGGCCGGAAAGTTGGCCATGCCGCAGGAACGGAAAACCAACTTCTATGAAGTTCTGTCTCTTGGTTCGGAGAAGGTAGGGTTTGAGGAGATCAAGAAGGCTTACAGAGCCATGGCTCTTCAGTACCACCCCGACGTGTGCCCTCCCTCAACCAAAGAGGAGTCCACGAGGCGATTCGTCGAGCTCAGAGAGGCCTACGAGACGCTTTCAGATCCGGTTTCGCGCAGAATTTACGACTGTGAGTTAGGGTTGGTTGAATCGTCAGGGTTCAGTGTTCGTGGCGCTGGGGAAGAAGAGAGGAGATCAAGATTCGCAAAGGAGGTCTGGGAGAAGCAGCTCGCCGGACTGAGAAAGCGGTCCGATGACAGGATGATGAGGCGGAAGAAGACAACAATAATATAG